The following proteins are co-located in the Pseudomonas antarctica genome:
- the gbcB gene encoding glycine-betaine demethylase subunit GbcB has product MSNNFLNPVTTQTWANGRHIVRCVKVIQETWDVRTFCFMADQPILFFFKPGQFVTLELEIEGQPIMRSYTISSSPSVPYSFSVTIKRVPGGRVSNWLHDTLHEGQELAVHGPVGLFNAIDFPSPKVLYLSGGVGITPVMSMARWFYDTNANVDMTFVHSARSPKDIIYHRELEHMASRIDNFSLHLICEKHGLGEPWAGYRGYLNHKMLELMVPDFLEREVFCCGPTPYMSAVKRLLEAAGFDMARYHEESFGATPPEARADAVEQAEQAADAPEVDLADLHQVEFIASGKSIRVAPGETVHAAAAKLGLLIPKACGMGICGTCKVMKLGGEVEMDHNGGITEEDEAEGYILSCCSVPKGDVRIEF; this is encoded by the coding sequence ATGTCCAACAACTTCCTGAATCCGGTAACGACCCAGACCTGGGCCAATGGTCGGCACATCGTCCGTTGCGTCAAAGTCATCCAGGAAACCTGGGACGTGCGCACGTTCTGCTTCATGGCCGACCAGCCGATCCTGTTCTTCTTCAAGCCTGGGCAATTCGTCACCCTGGAGCTGGAAATCGAAGGCCAGCCGATCATGCGCTCCTACACCATTTCCAGTTCACCGTCGGTGCCTTACAGCTTCTCGGTGACGATCAAGCGCGTGCCGGGCGGGCGTGTCTCCAACTGGTTGCACGACACGCTGCATGAAGGTCAGGAGTTGGCGGTGCACGGGCCGGTCGGGCTGTTCAATGCCATCGACTTCCCGAGCCCGAAAGTGTTGTACCTCAGCGGTGGCGTCGGCATCACGCCGGTGATGTCCATGGCCCGTTGGTTCTACGACACCAACGCCAATGTCGACATGACCTTTGTTCACAGTGCCCGCTCGCCCAAAGACATCATCTACCACCGCGAGCTGGAGCACATGGCGTCGCGGATCGACAACTTCAGCCTGCACCTGATCTGCGAAAAGCACGGCCTGGGCGAACCCTGGGCCGGTTATCGCGGCTACCTGAACCACAAAATGCTCGAGCTGATGGTGCCGGACTTCCTGGAGCGCGAAGTCTTCTGCTGCGGCCCTACGCCGTACATGAGTGCGGTGAAACGCTTGCTGGAAGCGGCGGGCTTTGACATGGCGCGTTATCACGAGGAGTCCTTTGGTGCCACGCCGCCGGAAGCCCGTGCCGACGCAGTGGAACAAGCCGAACAGGCTGCCGATGCACCGGAAGTCGACTTGGCGGATCTGCACCAGGTGGAGTTCATTGCCTCAGGCAAAAGCATTCGTGTGGCGCCGGGCGAAACCGTCCACGCCGCTGCGGCCAAACTTGGCCTGCTGATTCCCAAGGCTTGCGGCATGGGCATCTGCGGGACGTGCAAGGTGATGAAGCTGGGCGGTGAGGTCGAGATGGACCACAACGGCGGGATTACCGAGGAAGACGAAGCCGAAGGCTACATTTTGTCGTGCTGCAGCGTGCCGAAGGGCGATGTGCGTATTGAGTTCTGA
- the gbcA gene encoding glycine-betaine demethylase subunit GbcA — MDVTATLSLGDPLEPARKATAQMLQERERTFSLPQPFYSDERLFDIDMQEIFQKEWLIAGMTCEIPTKGNYLTLQVGKNPIIVIRGVEGVVHAFHNVCRHRGSRLCTSEKGKVAKLVCHYHQWTYELDGRLLFAGTEMGADFDMKQYGLKPVNVKTAGGYIFISLAENPPAIDDFLSTLNHYMEPYDMENTKVAITTTLFEKANWKLVLENNRECYHCNASHPELLKTLLEWDDVTDPRADQAFKDHVAASAAAWDAEKIPYAHASFGLRNRIVRMPLLKGTVSMTLDGKQGCKKLMGRIKNPDLGSMRILHLPHSWNHCMGDHIIVFTVWPISAQETMVTTKWIVHKDAVEGVDYDVDRMRQVWDATNDQDRRLAEENQRGINSTAYQPGPYSKTYEFGVVNFVDWYSERLLSNLGAAPAPYLKGVAVHE, encoded by the coding sequence ATGGACGTCACCGCAACCTTAAGCTTGGGCGATCCGCTGGAACCCGCACGCAAGGCCACCGCGCAAATGCTGCAAGAGCGTGAGCGCACCTTTTCGCTGCCGCAGCCGTTTTACTCTGATGAGCGGTTGTTTGATATCGACATGCAGGAGATCTTCCAGAAAGAGTGGTTGATCGCCGGCATGACCTGCGAGATCCCCACCAAGGGCAACTACCTGACCCTGCAAGTGGGCAAGAACCCGATCATCGTGATCCGTGGCGTCGAAGGCGTGGTGCATGCGTTCCACAACGTGTGCCGCCACCGTGGCTCGCGCTTGTGCACCAGCGAAAAAGGCAAGGTCGCCAAACTGGTCTGCCACTACCACCAGTGGACCTACGAGCTGGACGGCCGTCTGTTGTTCGCCGGTACCGAGATGGGCGCCGACTTCGACATGAAGCAGTACGGCCTCAAACCGGTGAACGTGAAGACCGCCGGCGGCTATATCTTCATCAGCCTGGCAGAGAATCCACCGGCTATTGATGACTTCCTGTCGACGCTGAACCATTACATGGAACCGTACGACATGGAGAACACCAAGGTGGCGATTACCACCACCTTGTTTGAAAAAGCCAACTGGAAGCTGGTGCTGGAAAACAACCGCGAGTGCTACCACTGCAACGCGTCGCACCCGGAACTGCTGAAAACCCTGCTGGAATGGGACGACGTTACCGACCCGCGCGCCGACCAGGCCTTCAAGGACCACGTCGCCGCTTCGGCCGCTGCCTGGGACGCCGAGAAAATCCCTTACGCCCACGCCAGCTTCGGCCTGCGTAACCGTATCGTGCGCATGCCGCTGCTCAAGGGCACCGTGTCGATGACCCTCGACGGCAAGCAAGGCTGCAAGAAGTTGATGGGCCGCATCAAGAACCCGGACCTGGGCTCGATGCGCATCCTGCACCTGCCGCATTCGTGGAACCACTGCATGGGCGACCACATCATCGTGTTCACCGTGTGGCCGATCAGTGCCCAGGAAACCATGGTCACCACCAAGTGGATCGTGCACAAGGACGCCGTGGAAGGCGTGGACTACGACGTGGACCGCATGCGCCAGGTCTGGGACGCCACCAACGATCAGGACCGTCGCCTGGCCGAAGAGAACCAGCGTGGGATCAACTCCACCGCTTACCAACCAGGGCCGTACTCCAAGACGTATGAGTTCGGCGTGGTGAACTTTGTGGATTGGTACAGCGAGCGGTTGCTGAGCAACCTGGGGGCTGCGCCGGCGCCTTATCTGAAAGGCGTTGCCGTACACGAGTAA
- a CDS encoding electron transfer flavoprotein subunit beta: protein MTTTVISLVSIGAHPTSGRPRRAEQDARAVELGLQMAGDKLQVLHAGSLHEPTLRSYLGMGLPQLHVLEQPAGADALPVLSEYLRDAGAQVVLTGTQAETGEGSGMLPFLLAEQLGWPLIVGLAQVESIDGGVAHVLQALPRGQRRRLKVRLPFLATVDNAAPKPRQSAYGPAQRGELAAHEVEIEQDELFTGAVLQPAKPRPKRLKVIKAKSGADRMKAATAKASGGGGQVLKGLSPEAGADAILKLLIEEGVVR, encoded by the coding sequence ATGACGACGACTGTAATCAGCCTGGTTTCCATCGGCGCCCACCCCACGTCCGGTCGCCCGCGCCGTGCCGAGCAAGATGCACGTGCCGTCGAGCTGGGCTTGCAAATGGCTGGGGATAAGTTGCAGGTGCTGCACGCCGGCAGCCTCCACGAACCGACCTTGCGCAGCTACCTGGGCATGGGCTTGCCGCAGTTGCACGTGTTGGAACAGCCGGCAGGCGCTGATGCGTTGCCGGTGCTCAGTGAGTATTTGCGCGACGCAGGCGCCCAGGTGGTGCTTACCGGCACCCAGGCCGAAACCGGCGAGGGCTCGGGCATGTTGCCGTTCCTGCTGGCCGAGCAATTGGGCTGGCCGTTGATTGTCGGGCTGGCGCAGGTGGAGTCCATCGACGGCGGCGTGGCCCATGTGCTGCAAGCTTTGCCGCGCGGTCAACGGCGACGTTTGAAAGTGCGTCTGCCGTTTCTGGCCACTGTGGATAACGCCGCGCCCAAACCACGGCAAAGCGCCTACGGGCCTGCACAACGCGGGGAGTTGGCAGCCCATGAGGTCGAGATTGAGCAAGACGAGTTATTCACAGGCGCGGTGTTGCAACCCGCCAAGCCCCGGCCCAAGCGCCTCAAGGTGATCAAGGCCAAAAGCGGCGCGGACCGCATGAAGGCTGCCACGGCCAAAGCCAGCGGCGGCGGTGGGCAAGTGCTCAAGGGGCTTAGCCCTGAAGCGGGCGCAGACGCCATCCTCAAGTTACTCATAGAAGAAGGCGTGGTGCGCTGA
- a CDS encoding electron transfer flavoprotein subunit alpha/FixB family protein — protein sequence MSDIIRRDPRAEWIARNRLHPLHAAMQPLQHSWMGPNGVIRKNLHGIGFIGPNGLKRIDRSGAQQGGAAKRTAAVEVQLPLHQVPAPAFYINVVPDMVGGRLSSHDRDVLGLARQLAGSDGAVLAVVFGEHKESAFATAGVDRLLVLEGHAFDGYSPEQRVQGLRAVDNQFNPRHWLLPDSRSGGGELGRRFAASLKERPATRVWQIKGEECIGRAGAGQEDMARPLPRLILAAVECADPVSDTRHEVLPVELSTPLARSLSRIEDLGAVAVDPAAIPMAEAEFIFSGGNGVKDWALFHQTAAALGATEGASRVAVDDGFMARDRQVGASGTWVTARVYVAVGISGAIQHLQGIGACDKVVAINLDPGCDMIKRADLSVIGESAAILQALIDAVQVYRNGAKRDAA from the coding sequence ATGAGCGACATTATCCGCCGCGATCCACGGGCCGAATGGATCGCCCGTAACCGCCTGCACCCCTTGCATGCGGCGATGCAGCCGCTGCAACACAGTTGGATGGGGCCTAACGGTGTCATCCGTAAAAACCTGCATGGCATCGGTTTTATCGGCCCCAACGGCCTCAAGCGTATTGACCGCAGCGGCGCCCAACAGGGCGGCGCGGCCAAGCGTACGGCGGCGGTGGAGGTGCAATTGCCGCTGCATCAGGTACCGGCGCCCGCGTTCTACATCAACGTGGTGCCCGACATGGTCGGCGGCCGCCTGAGCAGCCACGACCGCGACGTGCTCGGCCTGGCCCGGCAACTCGCCGGCAGCGACGGCGCCGTGCTGGCGGTGGTGTTCGGCGAACACAAGGAGAGCGCCTTTGCGACGGCGGGTGTTGATCGCCTGCTGGTGCTCGAAGGCCACGCATTCGACGGTTATTCACCGGAGCAACGCGTCCAGGGCCTGCGGGCTGTGGATAACCAGTTCAACCCGCGCCATTGGTTGCTGCCGGACAGTCGCAGCGGTGGTGGCGAGTTGGGCCGGCGTTTTGCTGCGAGCCTCAAGGAACGCCCGGCCACGCGGGTCTGGCAAATCAAAGGTGAGGAGTGCATCGGCCGTGCCGGTGCGGGCCAGGAGGATATGGCTCGCCCGTTGCCACGCTTGATTCTGGCCGCAGTCGAATGTGCCGATCCGGTCAGCGACACGCGCCATGAAGTGTTGCCCGTGGAGTTATCCACACCCTTGGCGCGCAGCTTGTCGCGGATCGAAGATCTCGGCGCCGTGGCAGTCGACCCGGCGGCGATTCCCATGGCCGAAGCAGAGTTTATTTTCTCTGGCGGTAACGGCGTGAAGGACTGGGCACTGTTCCACCAGACTGCAGCCGCCCTCGGTGCGACCGAAGGCGCCTCGCGGGTGGCGGTGGACGACGGCTTTATGGCGCGTGATCGCCAGGTCGGCGCCAGCGGCACCTGGGTCACGGCGCGGGTGTATGTAGCCGTGGGGATTTCCGGGGCGATCCAGCACCTGCAAGGTATCGGTGCCTGCGACAAGGTGGTGGCGATCAACCTGGACCCTGGCTGCGACATGATCAAGCGTGCCGACCTGTCGGTGATCGGCGAAAGCGCCGCGATTCTGCAAGCCTTGATCGATGCGGTGCAGGTTTACCGCAACGGCGCCAAGCGCGATGCAGCTTAG
- the dgcB gene encoding dimethylglycine demethylation protein DgcB translates to MLNTLLPILLFAALGLAALGALRRVNMWRRGRASRVDLLGGLLAMPKRYMVDLHHVVARDKYIANTHVATALGFVLSALLAILVHGFGLHNRILGYALLLASVLMFVGATFVYLRRRNPPSRLSKGPWMRLPKSLMAFSVSFFLVTLPVAGVLPADFGGWLLAALLGVGVLWGVSEMFFGMTWGGPMKHAFAGALHLAWHRRAERFGGGRSTGLKPLDLSDKTAPLGVEKPKDFTWNQLLGFDACVQCGKCEAACPAFAAGQPLNPKKLIQDMVVGLAGGTDANFAGSPYPGKPIGEHSGNPHQPIVNGLVDADTLWSCTTCRACVEECPMMIEHVDAIVDMRRHLTLEKGATPNKGAEVLENLIATDNPGGFAPGGRLNWAADLNLPLLSEKGSADVLFWVGDGAFDMRNQRTLRAFVKVLKAASVDFAVLGLEERDSGDVARRLGDEATFQLLAARNIQTLAKYSFKRIVTCDPHSFHVLKNEYGAFNGNYLVQHHSTFMAELIGEGALNLGQHKGSSVTYHDPCYLGRYNGEYEAPRQVLRALGIEVKEMQRSGFRSRCCGGGGGAPITDIPGKQRIPDMRMEDIRETGAELVAVGCPQCTAMLEGVVEPRPLIKDIAELVADALLEDAAPVKAPIKREPAEVH, encoded by the coding sequence ATGTTGAACACCTTGCTGCCTATTCTCTTGTTTGCCGCCCTGGGCCTTGCCGCCCTCGGCGCATTGCGCCGGGTGAACATGTGGCGCCGGGGCCGCGCCTCCAGGGTCGACTTGCTCGGCGGCCTGCTGGCCATGCCCAAGCGCTACATGGTCGACCTGCACCACGTCGTCGCCCGCGACAAATACATCGCCAACACCCACGTCGCCACGGCCCTGGGCTTTGTGCTGTCGGCGCTGTTGGCGATTCTGGTCCACGGCTTCGGCCTGCATAACCGCATCCTCGGCTACGCGTTGCTGCTCGCCTCGGTGCTGATGTTTGTCGGCGCCACGTTCGTCTACCTGCGCCGGCGTAACCCGCCGTCACGCCTGTCGAAAGGCCCGTGGATGCGCCTGCCGAAAAGCCTGATGGCGTTCTCGGTGAGCTTCTTCCTGGTGACCTTGCCGGTGGCCGGGGTTCTGCCGGCTGACTTTGGCGGCTGGCTGCTCGCCGCACTGCTCGGTGTCGGTGTGTTGTGGGGCGTGTCCGAGATGTTCTTCGGCATGACCTGGGGCGGCCCGATGAAGCATGCCTTCGCCGGTGCCCTGCACCTGGCCTGGCACCGCCGCGCCGAGCGCTTTGGTGGCGGCCGCTCCACCGGTTTGAAACCGCTGGACTTGAGCGATAAAACTGCGCCACTGGGCGTGGAAAAACCCAAGGATTTCACCTGGAACCAACTGCTTGGTTTCGACGCCTGCGTGCAGTGCGGCAAGTGCGAAGCCGCGTGCCCGGCCTTTGCGGCCGGCCAGCCATTGAACCCGAAGAAGCTGATCCAGGACATGGTGGTTGGCCTGGCCGGCGGCACCGATGCCAACTTTGCCGGCAGCCCGTATCCAGGCAAGCCGATTGGCGAACACAGCGGCAACCCGCACCAGCCAATCGTCAACGGTCTGGTGGACGCCGACACCCTGTGGTCGTGCACCACCTGCCGTGCCTGTGTGGAAGAGTGCCCAATGATGATCGAGCACGTGGACGCCATCGTCGACATGCGCCGCCATCTCACCCTGGAAAAAGGTGCCACGCCGAACAAGGGCGCCGAAGTCCTCGAGAACCTGATCGCCACCGACAACCCCGGCGGCTTCGCACCGGGCGGTCGCCTGAACTGGGCGGCGGATTTGAACCTGCCGCTGCTCAGCGAAAAAGGCAGCGCCGATGTGTTGTTCTGGGTGGGCGACGGTGCCTTCGACATGCGCAATCAACGCACCTTGCGCGCCTTCGTCAAGGTGCTGAAAGCGGCCAGCGTCGACTTTGCGGTGCTGGGCCTGGAGGAGCGCGACAGCGGTGATGTGGCGCGGCGTCTGGGGGACGAAGCCACGTTCCAGCTGCTGGCTGCGCGCAATATCCAGACCCTGGCCAAGTACAGCTTCAAGCGCATCGTCACCTGCGACCCGCACAGTTTCCATGTGCTGAAAAACGAATACGGCGCCTTCAACGGCAACTACCTCGTGCAGCACCACAGCACGTTCATGGCCGAGCTGATCGGCGAGGGGGCGCTGAACCTGGGCCAGCACAAGGGCAGTAGCGTGACCTATCACGACCCGTGCTACCTCGGCCGCTACAACGGCGAATACGAGGCGCCGCGCCAAGTGCTGCGGGCGCTGGGTATCGAGGTCAAGGAAATGCAACGCTCCGGTTTCCGCTCGCGCTGCTGTGGCGGTGGCGGTGGTGCGCCCATCACCGATATCCCCGGCAAGCAACGTATCCCGGATATGCGTATGGAAGACATCCGCGAAACCGGCGCCGAGCTGGTGGCCGTGGGCTGCCCGCAATGCACGGCGATGCTCGAAGGCGTCGTCGAGCCGCGCCCATTGATCAAGGACATCGCCGAACTGGTCGCTGACGCCTTGCTCGAAGACGCCGCCCCGGTGAAAGCCCCTATAAAGCGTGAACCTGCGGAGGTGCATTGA
- the dgcA gene encoding dimethylglycine demethylation protein DgcA, which produces MAFEAMFAPIQIGKLTIRNRVLSTAHAEVYATDGGMTTDRYVKYYEEKAKGGIGLAICGGSSSVAIDSPQGWWKSVNLADDRIIPHFQNLADAMHKHGAKIMIQITHMGRRSRWDGEHWPTLLSPSGIREPVHRATCKTIEPEEIWRVIGNYATAAARAKAGGLDGVELSAVHQHMIDQFWSPRVNKRTDEWGGSFENRMRFGLEVLKAVRKEVGPDFCVGIRLCGDEFHPDGLSHEDMKQIAKYYDDTGMLDFIGVVGSGCDTHNTLANVIPNMSYPPEPFLHLAAGIKEVVKAPVLHAQNIKDPNQATRILEGGYVDMVGMTRAHIADPHLIAKIKMGQIDQIKQCVGANYCIDRQYQGLDVLCIQNAATSREYMGVPHIIEKSTGPKRKVVVVGAGPAGMEAARVAAERGHDVTLFEKKDFIGGQITTASKAPQRDQIAGITRWFQLELARLNVDLRLGVAADAATILDLRPDVVVLAVGGHPFLEQNEHWGAAEGLVVSSWDVLDGKVAPGKNVLVYDTICEFTGMSVADFLADKGSQVEIVTDDIKPGVAIGGTSFPTYYRSMYPKEVIMTGDMMLEKVYREGDKLVAVLENEYTGAKEERVVDQVVVENGVRPDEEIYYGLKEGSRNKGQMDIEALFAIKPQPCLSETGDGYLLFRIGDCVAQRNTHAAIYDALRLCKDF; this is translated from the coding sequence ATGGCTTTCGAAGCAATGTTTGCGCCGATCCAGATCGGCAAACTGACCATCCGCAACCGCGTGCTCAGTACCGCCCACGCCGAGGTGTATGCCACCGACGGCGGCATGACCACCGACCGCTATGTGAAGTATTACGAAGAGAAAGCCAAGGGCGGGATCGGCCTGGCCATCTGCGGCGGTTCTTCCAGCGTGGCCATCGACAGCCCGCAAGGCTGGTGGAAATCGGTGAACCTGGCCGACGACCGGATCATCCCGCACTTCCAGAACCTGGCCGATGCCATGCACAAGCATGGCGCCAAGATCATGATCCAGATTACCCACATGGGCCGCCGCTCGCGTTGGGACGGCGAACACTGGCCGACCTTGCTGTCGCCATCGGGCATCCGCGAGCCGGTGCACCGCGCCACCTGCAAGACCATCGAGCCGGAAGAAATCTGGCGCGTGATCGGCAACTACGCCACGGCTGCGGCGCGGGCGAAAGCCGGTGGCCTGGACGGCGTGGAGCTGTCGGCGGTGCACCAGCACATGATCGACCAGTTCTGGAGCCCACGGGTCAACAAACGCACCGACGAATGGGGCGGCAGCTTTGAAAACCGCATGCGTTTCGGCCTGGAAGTCTTGAAGGCGGTACGCAAGGAAGTCGGCCCGGATTTCTGTGTGGGCATCCGCCTGTGCGGCGATGAGTTCCATCCGGACGGCTTGTCCCACGAGGACATGAAACAGATCGCCAAGTATTACGACGACACCGGCATGCTCGATTTTATCGGCGTCGTGGGTTCAGGTTGCGACACCCACAACACCCTGGCCAACGTGATCCCGAACATGAGTTATCCACCGGAGCCGTTTTTGCACTTGGCCGCCGGTATCAAGGAAGTGGTCAAGGCCCCGGTGCTGCACGCGCAGAACATCAAGGACCCGAACCAGGCCACGCGCATTCTGGAAGGCGGCTATGTAGACATGGTCGGCATGACCCGTGCCCATATCGCCGACCCGCACCTGATCGCCAAGATCAAGATGGGCCAGATCGACCAGATCAAGCAGTGCGTCGGCGCCAACTACTGCATCGACCGCCAGTACCAGGGGTTGGACGTGTTGTGCATCCAGAACGCCGCGACGTCCCGTGAATACATGGGTGTGCCGCACATCATCGAGAAATCCACCGGGCCCAAACGCAAAGTCGTGGTGGTGGGGGCCGGTCCTGCCGGGATGGAAGCGGCGCGCGTTGCCGCCGAGCGTGGCCACGATGTAACCCTCTTCGAGAAGAAAGACTTTATCGGCGGGCAAATCACCACCGCGTCCAAAGCCCCGCAGCGTGACCAGATTGCCGGCATCACCCGCTGGTTCCAGCTGGAACTGGCACGCCTGAACGTCGACCTGCGCCTGGGCGTGGCGGCGGACGCGGCGACCATCCTGGACCTGCGTCCGGACGTGGTCGTGCTGGCGGTGGGCGGTCATCCGTTCCTGGAGCAGAACGAACACTGGGGCGCGGCCGAAGGCCTGGTGGTCAGCAGTTGGGACGTGCTCGACGGCAAAGTCGCGCCGGGCAAGAACGTGCTGGTGTACGACACCATTTGCGAATTCACCGGCATGTCGGTGGCGGACTTCCTGGCGGACAAGGGCAGCCAGGTCGAGATCGTCACTGACGATATCAAACCGGGTGTGGCCATTGGCGGTACGTCGTTCCCGACGTACTACCGCAGCATGTACCCCAAGGAAGTGATCATGACCGGCGACATGATGCTGGAAAAGGTCTACCGCGAAGGCGACAAGCTGGTGGCGGTGCTGGAGAACGAATACACCGGCGCCAAAGAAGAGCGGGTGGTCGATCAGGTGGTCGTCGAGAACGGCGTGCGCCCGGATGAAGAAATCTATTACGGGCTCAAGGAAGGTTCGCGCAACAAAGGCCAGATGGACATCGAAGCCCTGTTCGCGATCAAGCCGCAGCCGTGCCTGAGCGAAACGGGTGACGGGTACTTGCTGTTCCGCATCGGTGATTGTGTGGCCCAGCGCAATACCCACGCCGCCATCTATGACGCCCTGCGCCTTTGCAAGGATTTCTGA
- a CDS encoding DUF5943 domain-containing protein: MAKIAPQLPIEVDSETGVWTSDALPMLYVPRHFFVNNHMGIEEVLGSEAYAEILYKAGYKSAWHWCEKEAECHGLEGVAVFEHYMKRLSQRGWGLFKIQDIDLDKGTASVKLEHSAFVYVYGKVGRKVDYMFTGWFAGAMDQILQARGSNIRTVAEQVYGGSEEGHDDGLFTVKPL, encoded by the coding sequence ATGGCCAAGATCGCCCCGCAATTGCCAATCGAAGTCGACAGCGAAACCGGTGTCTGGACCTCCGACGCCCTGCCGATGCTGTACGTGCCGCGCCATTTCTTCGTCAATAACCACATGGGTATCGAAGAAGTGCTGGGCAGCGAAGCCTACGCCGAAATCCTCTACAAGGCCGGCTACAAATCCGCCTGGCACTGGTGTGAAAAAGAAGCTGAATGCCACGGCCTGGAAGGCGTTGCGGTGTTCGAGCACTACATGAAACGCCTGTCGCAACGCGGCTGGGGCCTGTTCAAGATCCAGGACATCGACCTCGACAAAGGCACCGCCAGCGTCAAGCTCGAACACTCGGCATTCGTCTATGTGTACGGCAAGGTCGGGCGCAAGGTCGACTACATGTTCACCGGGTGGTTTGCCGGCGCCATGGACCAGATTCTGCAAGCGCGCGGCAGTAACATCCGCACGGTGGCCGAACAAGTCTACGGTGGCTCCGAAGAAGGCCACGACGACGGGCTGTTCACCGTCAAGCCGTTGTAA